One genomic window of Solanum dulcamara chromosome 12, daSolDulc1.2, whole genome shotgun sequence includes the following:
- the LOC129875779 gene encoding uncharacterized protein LOC129875779, which translates to MGTAKEAELMEREEFGAPKRACASSQFSGTSSGGRGNYRGGDSFQRRGPIHASMLAFKDGQTPRGSYSTGQSYHGSQQREGRGGTQPSSSVSVRGPAPPIRGRGIAQTSRGGRMLGRSAGGAIVHQGRGRGVGQVGGGRGS; encoded by the exons ATGGGTACTGCCAAGGAGGcggagttgatggagagagaggagtttggggCCCCTAAGAGGGCCTGTGCTTCTAGTCAGTTTTCGGGtacctcatctggaggtagaggGAACTATAGAGGAGGTGATTCCTTCCAACGTAGAGGACCAATTCATGCATCTATGCTAGCTTTTAAGGATGGTCAGACACCTCGTGGGTCCTACAGTACAGGTCAGAGTTACCATGGGTCACAACAGAGGGAG GGTCGAGGAGGAACCCAACCTAGTTCTTCAGTTTCAGTTAGAGGACCAGCGCCTCCGATTAGAGGTCGAGGTATAGCccagactagtagaggtggtcGTATGCTTGGTAGGAGTGCTGGTGGTGCTATAGTCCATCAGGGAagaggtagaggtgttggacAGGTCGGAGGTGGTAGAGGATCTTAG